A section of the Acanthopagrus latus isolate v.2019 chromosome 20, fAcaLat1.1, whole genome shotgun sequence genome encodes:
- the LOC119009672 gene encoding charged multivesicular body protein 6-like, producing the protein MGNLFGKKKQTRVTEQDKAVLQLKQQRDKLRQYQKRINLQLEKERLLAKQLLKDGKKEKALLLLKKKRYQEQLLDKTENQIGNLERMVQDLEFAQIERKVIDGLKVGNDCLKKMHEAMSIEEVERIMDETQDAIEYQRQIDEMLAGSLTQEDEDAVLAELEAITQGDVELPEVPSEELPEVPEASEEKPERERPRKKPERELLAA; encoded by the exons ATGGGAAAtctttttggaaaaaagaaacagacccGAGTGACAGAACAAGACAAAGCGGTTTTG CAACTGAAACAGCAAAGAGATAAACTGAGGCAATATCAGAAGAGGATCaacctgcagctggagaaggagagactgTTGGCCAAGCAGCTGCTCAAAGATGGCAAAAAAGA GAAAGCActcctgctgctgaagaagaagCGCTACCAGGAGCAACTTCTGGACAAAACGGAGAATCAGATCGGCAACCTGGAGCGCATG GTTCAAGATCTGGAGTTCGCCCAGATTGAGAGGAAAGTCATCGATGGGTTGAAAGTTGGAAATGACTGTCTGAAGAAAATGCACGAG GCGATGTCCATTGAAGAAGTCGAGCGGATCATGGATGAAACCCAAGATGCCATTGAGTACCAAAGG CAAATAGACGAGATGCTCGCCGGCTCTCTGACACAAGAGGATGAAGACGCTGTGCTGGCTGAGCTGGAGGCCATAACTCAG GGAGACGTCGAGCTTCCTGAAGTTCCCTCAGAAGAGCTGCCTGAAGTCCCCGAGGCCTCCGAGGAGAAACCAG AGAGGGAGCGACCCAGGAAGAAGCCAGAGCGGGAGCTGCTCGCTGCGTAG